The following coding sequences lie in one Equus asinus isolate D_3611 breed Donkey chromosome 1, EquAss-T2T_v2, whole genome shotgun sequence genomic window:
- the LOC106841816 gene encoding olfactory receptor 2F1-like, which translates to MRDNLTWVSEFVLMGLSSDRRIQAGLFVLFGVAYLLTLLGNGLIVLLIWLDPRLHLPMYFFLCNLAVLDICYTSSGVPQMLVHFLLEKKIISFTRCATQLFFSLALGGTEFLLLATMAYDRYVAVCDPLHYAAMMGPRRCAVLAGVSWLVGLANSAVETAVTMRLPTCGHYVVNHVSCETLALVRLACVDVTLNQLVILASSVVVLLVPCCLVSLSYAHIVVTILQIHSGGGRRKAFGTCASHLIVVSMSYGMALVTHMQPSSTNLTEQDKLVVLFYAVLTPMLNPLIYSLRNKDMKAALSRVLMRSSEAKL; encoded by the coding sequence ATGAGGGACAACCTGACCTGGGTGAGTGAGTTTGTCCTAATGGGGCTCTCCAGTGACAGGCGGATCCAGGCTGGACTCTTTGTCCTGTTTGGGGTTGCATATCTGCTGACCCTGCTGGGCAATGGGCTCATCGTCCTCCTGATCTGGCTGGATCCACGGCTGCACCtgcccatgtacttcttcctctgcAATCTGGCAGTGCTGGACATCTGCTACACCTCCAGCGGGGTCCCCCAGATGCTGGTGCACTTCCTCCTTGAGAAGAAGATCATCTCCTTCACCCGATGCGCGACTCAGCTCTTCTTCTCACTGGCCCTTGGGGGGACTGAATTCCTGCTGCTGGCCACAATGGCCTATGACCGTTATGTGGCAGTCTGTGACCCACTGCATTATGCGGCAATGATGGGCCCGAGGCGCTGTGCAGTGCTGGCGGGGGTCTCTTGGCTTGTGGGCCTGGCTAATTCTGCAGTGGAGACTGCGGTCACCATGCGCCTGCCCACCTGTGGGCACTACGTGGTCAACCATGTGTCCTGTGAGACACTGGCACTGGTCAGGTTGGCCTGCGTGGACGTCACCCTCAACCAGCTGGTCATCCTGGCCTCCAGCGTGGTGGTGCTGCTGGTGCCCTGCTGCTTAGTCTCCCTGTCCTACGCCCACATTGTGGTCACCATCTTGCAGATCCATTCCGGGGGGGGACGCCGCAAAGCCTTTGGgacctgtgcctcccacctcatTGTCGTCTCTATGTCTTATGGGATGGCCCTGGTTACCCACATGCAGCCCAGCTCCACGAACTTAACAGAGCAGGACAAGCTGGTGGTGCTCTTTTATGCTGTGTTGACTCCCATGTTGAATCCGCTCATCTACAGTCTGCGGAACAAGGACATGAAAGCTGCTCTGAGTCGAGTTCTGATGAGGAGTTCTGAAGCAAAACTTTAG